A genomic segment from Echeneis naucrates chromosome 20, fEcheNa1.1, whole genome shotgun sequence encodes:
- the zdhhc23b gene encoding palmitoyltransferase ZDHHC23-B isoform X2: MKKRNNQVQQEEESLCCCEYVNRLGERSHVAACCCDCEDLDDACDRFLKREPQKPESLSQVADVVRDRIRVPWLWGGARKVDLSVIPPLILLPTLLHLAALHFLLGIVVLIGLPCLVLWYYYVTHRKKGQTLFFLSLALFSLAYMYYLFITEVLPRGDVGLAQVSVVTLGVVLTLAALAYTKREPGLVLPHQEVVHSTVTYYSPLADKDPAFNGGRQDVTVLNRTGSSEQSGVEVKDSSRRNWCSTCKVVRPPRAGHCRICGVCVLRLDHHCVCTALCFTCAWYSSIVTGGLLHLLVVQVINISYNVTEREARIALRDRTARSAYWGLVVDTGVYSRGFRGNWAEFMTMGDNPSIPCPAPADLV, encoded by the exons atgaagaagagaaacaaccaagtgcagcaggaggaggagagcttgTGCTGCTGCGAGTATGTAAACAGACTTGGAGAGCGCAGCCATGTAGCAGcctgctgctgtgactgtgAAGACCTGGATGACGCTTGTGACAG GTTTCTGAAGAGGGAGCCCCAGAAACCTGAATCTCTGTCACAAGTGGCAGATGTTGTGAGAGATCGGATTCGTGTGCCCTGGCTGTGGGGTGGAGCCCGCAAAGTGGACCTGTCTGTCATCCCGCCTCTTATTCTCCTTCCTACCCTGCTGCACCTTGCTGCGCTCCACTTCCTGCTTGGCATTGTGGTTCTGATAGGTCTGCCCTGTCTGGTGCTGTGGTACTACTACGTCACCCACCGCAAGAAGGGGCAGACTCTGTTCTTCCTCAGCCTGGCTCTCTTCTCCCTGGCATACATGTACTACTTATTCATCACAGAAGTGCTTCCCCGTGGAGATGTTGGTCTGGCCCAGGTATCGGTGGTAACGCTCGGGGTTGTCCTCACCCTGGCAGCTCTTGCCTACACCAAAAGAGAACCTGGCCTTGTGCTGCCACACCAAGAGGTTGTGCACAGCACAGTGACTTACTACAGCCCTCTTGCAGACAAAGACCCTGCCTTCAATGGGGGGAGGCAGGATGTGACAGTACTCAACAGGACAGGATCGTCGGAGCAATCCGGAGTGGAGGTGAAGGACAGTAGCCGCAGGAACTGGTGTTCGACGTGCAAGGTTGTGCGGCCACCGAGGGCAGGACATTGTCGGATCTGTGGTGTCTGCGTGCTGCGTCTTGACCACCACTGTGTCTG CACTGCACTTTGCTTCACCTGTGCGTGGTACAGCAGCATTGTGACTGGTGGGCTTCTTCACCTGCTGGTGGTGCAGGTGATCAACATCAGCTACAACGTGACTGAGCGTGAAGCACGCATCGCTTTGCGAGACAGAACTGCTCGCAGCGCCTACTGGGGACTTGTTGTGGACACTGGTGTCTATTCTCGAGGTTTCCGTGGCAACTGGGCTGAGTTCATGACCATGGGAGACAACCCGAGTATTCCCTGTCCCGCTCCAGCAGACCTGGTCTAA
- the zdhhc23b gene encoding palmitoyltransferase ZDHHC23-B isoform X1 — protein MKKRNNQVQQEEESLCCCEYVNRLGERSHVAACCCDCEDLDDACDRFLKREPQKPESLSQVADVVRDRIRVPWLWGGARKVDLSVIPPLILLPTLLHLAALHFLLGIVVLIGLPCLVLWYYYVTHRKKGQTLFFLSLALFSLAYMYYLFITEVLPRGDVGLAQVSVVTLGVVLTLAALAYTKREPGLVLPHQEVVHSTVTYYSPLADKDPAFNGGRQDVTVLNRTGSSEQSGVEVKDSSRRNWCSTCKVVRPPRAGHCRICGVCVLRLDHHCVWINSCVGQANHRSFLLSLVLFLLTSVFGISLVLQSVCPRQHLLTSLLYCPGVYNQYSTALCFTCAWYSSIVTGGLLHLLVVQVINISYNVTEREARIALRDRTARSAYWGLVVDTGVYSRGFRGNWAEFMTMGDNPSIPCPAPADLV, from the exons atgaagaagagaaacaaccaagtgcagcaggaggaggagagcttgTGCTGCTGCGAGTATGTAAACAGACTTGGAGAGCGCAGCCATGTAGCAGcctgctgctgtgactgtgAAGACCTGGATGACGCTTGTGACAG GTTTCTGAAGAGGGAGCCCCAGAAACCTGAATCTCTGTCACAAGTGGCAGATGTTGTGAGAGATCGGATTCGTGTGCCCTGGCTGTGGGGTGGAGCCCGCAAAGTGGACCTGTCTGTCATCCCGCCTCTTATTCTCCTTCCTACCCTGCTGCACCTTGCTGCGCTCCACTTCCTGCTTGGCATTGTGGTTCTGATAGGTCTGCCCTGTCTGGTGCTGTGGTACTACTACGTCACCCACCGCAAGAAGGGGCAGACTCTGTTCTTCCTCAGCCTGGCTCTCTTCTCCCTGGCATACATGTACTACTTATTCATCACAGAAGTGCTTCCCCGTGGAGATGTTGGTCTGGCCCAGGTATCGGTGGTAACGCTCGGGGTTGTCCTCACCCTGGCAGCTCTTGCCTACACCAAAAGAGAACCTGGCCTTGTGCTGCCACACCAAGAGGTTGTGCACAGCACAGTGACTTACTACAGCCCTCTTGCAGACAAAGACCCTGCCTTCAATGGGGGGAGGCAGGATGTGACAGTACTCAACAGGACAGGATCGTCGGAGCAATCCGGAGTGGAGGTGAAGGACAGTAGCCGCAGGAACTGGTGTTCGACGTGCAAGGTTGTGCGGCCACCGAGGGCAGGACATTGTCGGATCTGTGGTGTCTGCGTGCTGCGTCTTGACCACCACTGTGTCTG GATAAACAGCTGTGTGGGGCAGGCCAATCACCGCAGCTTCCTGCTTTCACTTGTCCTCTTCCTGCTGACGTCTGTGTTTGGGATCAGCCTGGTGcttcagagtgtgtgtcctAGACAACACCTCCTCACCTCCCTGCTATACTGTCCAGGGGTCTACAACCAGTACAG CACTGCACTTTGCTTCACCTGTGCGTGGTACAGCAGCATTGTGACTGGTGGGCTTCTTCACCTGCTGGTGGTGCAGGTGATCAACATCAGCTACAACGTGACTGAGCGTGAAGCACGCATCGCTTTGCGAGACAGAACTGCTCGCAGCGCCTACTGGGGACTTGTTGTGGACACTGGTGTCTATTCTCGAGGTTTCCGTGGCAACTGGGCTGAGTTCATGACCATGGGAGACAACCCGAGTATTCCCTGTCCCGCTCCAGCAGACCTGGTCTAA
- the ccdc191 gene encoding LOW QUALITY PROTEIN: coiled-coil domain-containing protein 191 (The sequence of the model RefSeq protein was modified relative to this genomic sequence to represent the inferred CDS: substituted 1 base at 1 genomic stop codon), protein MPIHERHDDIERWRKQVEIASEFAVSQVFSHKKPHSRASSLPVPLQSREQLKDHDDAYSEAQALLGDWLSSKLRTELKMEEEDDVMNSTERSYPVALVSSQPEALTYNKFDDLYNCLAEEEEHSAVNRLLQDLMEQEVLDSRMMDELALDIEQTRKKFRDPSLTMEARHQQVRKNRAQREAERQRQQSEREALRDARHEAKGREREKEMKKKQEAWRQEEMVQQEMVRLRRKIEEKRALEQLARQRERNRMEGQSTTTTLQSAPILSTEQQHTEQLFKERKIQSMVHMSNLKCLQGHFSQWYTVILDRRLRMGKAMAFWDWKRQLQVWRAWRTMVWAQQKQREVARTEEELRIENRQCQLAVESNRRRLLRRCLNEWQIQCQSEREQRELLPQQQETRRKMAALISAVSTGKLKATETPAYQRVIAPSEASNHPETTQKEDHHGSGKLAPDTSAVHQDKRPMDPRGQPTQPWQVTRRHVALTAAELQNVRQRGDGGGSSCSKSTASPGSMFENRHATQQQIIAQQRKLLKEQLEQIAKLKEEQTIMGLELEMKKTVQTSQLLKQGGSRPKSDTFDHTEKSEAMEARARQRIERRKEIEELKRKKEEKKLAEMKAAEEQRLKEEEEDKRNAAEKRKEERRLEKEREEEKQRQLKKQQELLKLAREHYHRTVLLRRGLAPWKRLIQLRQANIQLADSHHNLILLRRCVIGWQQSARESLSEKAASADQLHRRFLLRRILSCWKSLKDWRMIQEERAEHFYRTHTLKRFLMALQDQVTQARLVEWDHQELAQEHNNRRVLQRFFQAWRQLPCLLRKEKERERRRQKLGRKVAEVLPDFCSHPLXSVTKGEKN, encoded by the exons ATGCCG ATCCATGAGAGGCATGATGATATTGAGCGATGGAGGAAG CAAGTGGAGATAGCTTCAGAGTTTGCTGTAAGTCAAGTCTTCTCCCACAAGAAACCTCATTCGAGAGCCAGCAGCCTACCTGTACCATTGCAAAGCAGAGAACAGTTAAAAGATCATGACGACGCTTACAGTGAAG CTCAGGCTCTTCTTGGTGATTGGCTCAGCAGTAAATTGCGAACGGAGctaaagatggaggaggaagatgatgtaATGAACTCCACTGAGAGAAGCTACCCTGTTGCACTTGTTAGTTCTCAGCCTGAAGCCCTGACGTACAACAAATTTGATG ATCTCTACAACTGCCTggctgaagaagaagagcacAGCGCTGTCAACAGATTGCTACAGGACCTAATGGAGCAAGAAGTGTTAGACTCTAGGATGATGGACGAGCTAGCGTTGGATATTGAGCAAACAAGGAAGAAGTTCAGAGACCCGAGTCTCACCATGGAAGCACGACACCAGCAG GTGCGAAAGAACAGGGCTCAGCGTGAggctgagaggcagagacagcagagtgagagggaggCTCTGCGGGATGCCAGACACGAGGCAaaggggagagagcgagagaaggagatgaaaaagaagcaggaggcatggagacaggaggagatgGTTCAGCAAGAGATGGTGCGACTGCGACGCAAGATCGAGGAGAAGAGAGCCCTGGAACAGCTGGCCAGACAGAG GGAAAGGAACAGGATGGAAGGGCAGAGCACAACCACGACCCTCCAATCAGCTCCAATACTTTCTACtgaacagcagcacacagagcaATTGTTCAAAGAACGTAAAATTCAAAGTATGGTTCACATGAGCAACCTCAAG TGCTTGCAGGGGCATTTCTCTCAGTGGTATACCGTCATTTTGGACAGACGGCTACGTATGGGTAAGGCCATGGCTTTCTGGGACTGGAAAAGACAACTACAAGTGTGGCGGGCATGGCGAACCATGGTGTGGGCACAACAAAAGCAGCGAGAGGTGGCAagaacagaggaggaactaCGAATTGAAAACAG ACAATGCCAGCTGGCTGTGGAGAGCAACCGAAGGCGATTGCTTCGGCGATGTCTGAATGAGTGGCAGATACAATGTCAGTCAGAGAGGGAACAACGAGAGCTTTTGCCCCAGCAGCAAGAAACCCGCCGCAAAATGGCAGCTTTAATCAGTGCTGTATCAACAGGAAAACTCAAGGCCACAGAAACACCCGCTTATCAGCGAGTAATAGCCCCATCTGAGGCATCTAATCATCCAGAGACCACACAAAAG GAAGATCACCACGGATCAGGCAAGTTAGCCCCTGACACCTCTGCAGTGCATCAGGATAAGAGGCCTATGGATCCTAGGGGCCAGCCCACTCAGCCATGGCAGGTGACTCGAAGGCATGTAGCTCTGACAGCTGCTGAGCTCCAGAATGTACGGCAGAGAGGTGATGGTGGTGGCTCTAGCTGTTCGAAAAGCACTGCATCACCTGGCAGCATGTTTGAGAATAGACACGCGACCCAGCAGCAGATCATCGCACAGCAACGGAAGCTGTTGAAGGAGCAGCTTGAGCAAATTGCAAAGCTAAAAGAGGAGCAGACCATAATGGGTTTGGAGCTGGAGATGAAGAAAACTGTTCAAACCTCTCAACTATTAAAGCAAGGGGGCTCAAGACCAAAGAGTGACACCTTTGACCACACTGAGAAGAG tGAAGCCATGGAGGCCCGTGCACGTCAGCGCATAGAGCGGAGAAAGGAAATTGAGGAGCtcaagagaaagaaggaagagaaaaagctg GCTGAGATGAAAGCTGCTGAAGAGCAGagactgaaggaggaggaggaggacaaacGCAACGCAGCAGAAAAGcggaaggaggagagaaggctGGAAAAAGAG agagaggaggaaaaacagaggcaactgaaaaaacaacaggagCTCCTGAAACTGGCCCGTGAGCACTACCATCGAACCGTGTTGCTACGGAGAGGTCTGGCACCATGGAAACGCCTTATTCAGCTCAGACAAGCCAACATACAG CTGGCTGACAGTCATCACAATCTCATCCTCCTGAGACGGTGTGTAATAGGCTGGCAGCAATCAGCAAGAGAGTCCTTGTCTGAGAAAGCGGCTTCTGCTGACCAACTGCACCGTCGCTTTTTGCTTCGTAGGATCTTAAGCTGCTGGAAATCA CTAAAGGATTGGCGAATGATTCAGGAGGAGCGAGCTGAGCATTTCTaccgcacacacactctgaagagGTTTCTGATGGCACTGCAGGACCAGGTGACTCAGGCAAGGCTGGTAGAGTGGGACCACCAGGAGCTGGCTCAGGAACACAATAACAG ACGGGTGTTGCAGCGATTCTTCCAGGCCTGGAGGCAGCTCCCGTGTCTCCTCCGCAAGgaaaaagagcgagagagacggAGGCAGAAGCTGGGACGGAAAGTGGCTGAGGTTCTGCCTGATTTCTGCTCCCATCCACTGTAAAGTGTCACCAAAGGAGAAA aaAACTGA
- the qtrt2 gene encoding queuine tRNA-ribosyltransferase accessory subunit 2 isoform X1: MAGSRIKLELSRVVQGESRLGVLKGLGRTGQHCLEVPGCLLYSHLGTVPHLTQDTLHTLKNIPAVTQVTLSSVAEHQEVLQEFKGGFKKFAGLHDTVVYCSLHDPAALCPPGYTTNKTVSVWGSGGRIELTVAKFMAIQKTIQPDWYQSMADGETWQSNTSRKRLRKSVDRTLAHLDECLTIHQNSQDLQGVEVFGVVEGGDILEERARSARETAKRPVAGFCLDGFQTGSMDQTLRTQLIKAIAKELPEDKPRLLQGVGRPDEVLACVEAGVDLFEGFFPFQVTERGCALSFSFDISLDPERAGRAPPAVLELNDDETCRAGEGQPNGEVTDGDQTQMTSFEINLKDKRYHDDFRPLVEGCGCYCCVNHQRAYLHHLLVTNELLAGVLLMIHNTAHYIGFFSTLREALANDKLDLLKRRQVILIATSFSVTVTPDGFESAALSHLGMESKHPRVKINMTLIWLQE, translated from the exons ATGGCTGGCAGCAGGATTAAGCTAGAGCTGTCCCGGGTGGTCCAGGGGGAAAGTCGGCTGGGTGTCCTGAAGGGGCTCGGCAGGACGGGACAGCATTGCTTGGAGGTCCCCGGCTGTCTGCTGTACTCACATCTCGGCACAGTCCCTCACCTCACTCAGGACACTCTTCACACCCTGAAGAACATCCCAGCAGTCACTCAGGTCACTCTGTCGAGTGT AGCAGAGCACCAGGAGGTGTTGCAAGAGTTTAAGGGTGGATTCAAGAAGTTTGCAG GTCTTCATGATACTGTGGTGTACTGCTCACTTCATGACCCTGCTGCCCTCTGCCCGCCAGGTTATACCACGAACAAG ACTGTGTCCGTTTGGGGCAGCGGTGGGCGGATAGAGCTGACTGTGGCCAAGTTCATGGCCATTCAGAAGACTATACAGCCAGACTGGTACCAGAGCATGGCAGATGGAGAGACGTGGCAGAGCAACACCTCCCGAAAACGGCTTCGAAAGTCTGTAGATCGAACTCTGGCCCACTTGGATGAGTGTCTGACCATACATCAGAACTCACAG GACTTACAGGGAGTGGAGGTGTTCGGCGTGGTGGAGGGAGGAGACATCCTTGAAGAGAGAGCACGCTCAGCCAGGGAGACGGCTAAGAGACCCGTGGCAGGATTCTGTCTGGATGGCTTCCAGACAGGCTCGATGGACCAGACCCTCAGGACCCAGCTCATCAAGGCCATTGCCAAAGAGCTGCCTGAGGACAAACCCAG ACTGCTACAGGGTGTGGGGCGACCGGATGAGGTGTTGGCTTGCGTGGAGGCTGGTGTGGACCTATTTGAGGGTTTCTTCCCTTTCCAGGTGACGGAGCGGGGCTGTGCTCTTTCCTTCAGCTTTGACATCTCCCTGGACCCAGAGCGTGCAGGTAGAGCGCCCCCTGCAG TGCTAGAGCTGAATGATGATGAGACGTGCAGAGCAGGCGAGGGCCAACCTAACGGGGAGGTCACTGATGGTGATCAAACCCAGATGACATCCTTCGAAATAAATCTGAAAGACAAGAG GTACCACGATGACTTCAGACCACTGGTTGAGGGGTGTGGCTGCTACTGCTGTGTGAACCACCAGAGGGCATACCTGCACCACCTGCTAGTCACCAATGAGCTGCTGGCTGGAGTCCTGCTCATGATCCACAACACAGCCCACTACATTGGTTTCTTCAGCACCCTTAGAGAGGCTCTGGCCAACGATAAACTGGACCTCCTGAAGAGACGG
- the qtrt2 gene encoding queuine tRNA-ribosyltransferase accessory subunit 2 isoform X2 produces the protein MAGSRIKLELSRVVQGESRLGVLKGLGRTGQHCLEVPGCLLYSHLGTVPHLTQDTLHTLKNIPAVTQVTLSSVAEHQEVLQEFKGGFKKFAGLHDTVVYCSLHDPAALCPPGYTTNKTVSVWGSGGRIELTVAKFMAIQKTIQPDWYQSMADGETWQSNTSRKRLRKSVDRTLAHLDECLTIHQNSQDLQGVEVFGVVEGGDILEERARSARETAKRPVAGFCLDGFQTGSMDQTLRTQLIKAIAKELPEDKPRLLQGVGRPDEVLACVEAGVDLFEGFFPFQVTERGCALSFSFDISLDPERAVLELNDDETCRAGEGQPNGEVTDGDQTQMTSFEINLKDKRYHDDFRPLVEGCGCYCCVNHQRAYLHHLLVTNELLAGVLLMIHNTAHYIGFFSTLREALANDKLDLLKRRQVILIATSFSVTVTPDGFESAALSHLGMESKHPRVKINMTLIWLQE, from the exons ATGGCTGGCAGCAGGATTAAGCTAGAGCTGTCCCGGGTGGTCCAGGGGGAAAGTCGGCTGGGTGTCCTGAAGGGGCTCGGCAGGACGGGACAGCATTGCTTGGAGGTCCCCGGCTGTCTGCTGTACTCACATCTCGGCACAGTCCCTCACCTCACTCAGGACACTCTTCACACCCTGAAGAACATCCCAGCAGTCACTCAGGTCACTCTGTCGAGTGT AGCAGAGCACCAGGAGGTGTTGCAAGAGTTTAAGGGTGGATTCAAGAAGTTTGCAG GTCTTCATGATACTGTGGTGTACTGCTCACTTCATGACCCTGCTGCCCTCTGCCCGCCAGGTTATACCACGAACAAG ACTGTGTCCGTTTGGGGCAGCGGTGGGCGGATAGAGCTGACTGTGGCCAAGTTCATGGCCATTCAGAAGACTATACAGCCAGACTGGTACCAGAGCATGGCAGATGGAGAGACGTGGCAGAGCAACACCTCCCGAAAACGGCTTCGAAAGTCTGTAGATCGAACTCTGGCCCACTTGGATGAGTGTCTGACCATACATCAGAACTCACAG GACTTACAGGGAGTGGAGGTGTTCGGCGTGGTGGAGGGAGGAGACATCCTTGAAGAGAGAGCACGCTCAGCCAGGGAGACGGCTAAGAGACCCGTGGCAGGATTCTGTCTGGATGGCTTCCAGACAGGCTCGATGGACCAGACCCTCAGGACCCAGCTCATCAAGGCCATTGCCAAAGAGCTGCCTGAGGACAAACCCAG ACTGCTACAGGGTGTGGGGCGACCGGATGAGGTGTTGGCTTGCGTGGAGGCTGGTGTGGACCTATTTGAGGGTTTCTTCCCTTTCCAGGTGACGGAGCGGGGCTGTGCTCTTTCCTTCAGCTTTGACATCTCCCTGGACCCAGAGCGTGCAG TGCTAGAGCTGAATGATGATGAGACGTGCAGAGCAGGCGAGGGCCAACCTAACGGGGAGGTCACTGATGGTGATCAAACCCAGATGACATCCTTCGAAATAAATCTGAAAGACAAGAG GTACCACGATGACTTCAGACCACTGGTTGAGGGGTGTGGCTGCTACTGCTGTGTGAACCACCAGAGGGCATACCTGCACCACCTGCTAGTCACCAATGAGCTGCTGGCTGGAGTCCTGCTCATGATCCACAACACAGCCCACTACATTGGTTTCTTCAGCACCCTTAGAGAGGCTCTGGCCAACGATAAACTGGACCTCCTGAAGAGACGG
- the qtrt2 gene encoding queuine tRNA-ribosyltransferase accessory subunit 2 isoform X3 produces MAGSRIKLELSRVVQGESRLGVLKGLGRTGQHCLEVPGCLLYSHLGTVPHLTQDTLHTLKNIPAVTQVTLSSVAEHQEVLQEFKGGFKKFAGLHDTVVYCSLHDPAALCPPGYTTNKTVSVWGSGGRIELTVAKFMAIQKTIQPDWYQSMADGETWQSNTSRKRLRKSVDRTLAHLDECLTIHQNSQDLQGVEVFGVVEGGDILEERARSARETAKRPVAGFCLDGFQTGSMDQTLRTQLIKAIAKELPEDKPRLLQGVGRPDEVLACVEAGVDLFEGFFPFQVTERGCALSFSFDISLDPERAGRAPPAVLELNDDETCRAGEGQPNGEVTDGDQTQMTSFEINLKDKRYHDDFRPLVEGCGCYCCVNHQRAYLHHLLVTNELLAGVLLMIHNTAHYIGFFSTLREALANDKLDLLKRRVLGEKGGKQREKFEMDKSEK; encoded by the exons ATGGCTGGCAGCAGGATTAAGCTAGAGCTGTCCCGGGTGGTCCAGGGGGAAAGTCGGCTGGGTGTCCTGAAGGGGCTCGGCAGGACGGGACAGCATTGCTTGGAGGTCCCCGGCTGTCTGCTGTACTCACATCTCGGCACAGTCCCTCACCTCACTCAGGACACTCTTCACACCCTGAAGAACATCCCAGCAGTCACTCAGGTCACTCTGTCGAGTGT AGCAGAGCACCAGGAGGTGTTGCAAGAGTTTAAGGGTGGATTCAAGAAGTTTGCAG GTCTTCATGATACTGTGGTGTACTGCTCACTTCATGACCCTGCTGCCCTCTGCCCGCCAGGTTATACCACGAACAAG ACTGTGTCCGTTTGGGGCAGCGGTGGGCGGATAGAGCTGACTGTGGCCAAGTTCATGGCCATTCAGAAGACTATACAGCCAGACTGGTACCAGAGCATGGCAGATGGAGAGACGTGGCAGAGCAACACCTCCCGAAAACGGCTTCGAAAGTCTGTAGATCGAACTCTGGCCCACTTGGATGAGTGTCTGACCATACATCAGAACTCACAG GACTTACAGGGAGTGGAGGTGTTCGGCGTGGTGGAGGGAGGAGACATCCTTGAAGAGAGAGCACGCTCAGCCAGGGAGACGGCTAAGAGACCCGTGGCAGGATTCTGTCTGGATGGCTTCCAGACAGGCTCGATGGACCAGACCCTCAGGACCCAGCTCATCAAGGCCATTGCCAAAGAGCTGCCTGAGGACAAACCCAG ACTGCTACAGGGTGTGGGGCGACCGGATGAGGTGTTGGCTTGCGTGGAGGCTGGTGTGGACCTATTTGAGGGTTTCTTCCCTTTCCAGGTGACGGAGCGGGGCTGTGCTCTTTCCTTCAGCTTTGACATCTCCCTGGACCCAGAGCGTGCAGGTAGAGCGCCCCCTGCAG TGCTAGAGCTGAATGATGATGAGACGTGCAGAGCAGGCGAGGGCCAACCTAACGGGGAGGTCACTGATGGTGATCAAACCCAGATGACATCCTTCGAAATAAATCTGAAAGACAAGAG GTACCACGATGACTTCAGACCACTGGTTGAGGGGTGTGGCTGCTACTGCTGTGTGAACCACCAGAGGGCATACCTGCACCACCTGCTAGTCACCAATGAGCTGCTGGCTGGAGTCCTGCTCATGATCCACAACACAGCCCACTACATTGGTTTCTTCAGCACCCTTAGAGAGGCTCTGGCCAACGATAAACTGGACCTCCTGAAGAGACGGGTACTTGGGGAGAAAGGgggcaaacagagagaaaagtttgaaatggacaa